GTGCGAGAATATAGCTACGAGGAGGGGGAGCGTAGGAACAGCTGGAGACAAACAGAGATGTAAAGATAGCCATATGTAAAAAAGAAAATCTTTTCATTTCCAACTTCCTATTTATTTAAATGTTAGAACAACATTTGTTTATTATCTATTAATTAAAAGAGTTGTTTTTACAATAAAAGCCCATGCTTATAACAATCAATAGTTTATGAAAGGCGAAAAAAGCTCCTTTCCCTCAAGCATTTCATGCAAGTTATTCATAATAACACTCTTCTAGTTCTATTTATAAATCGTTCCCATTTAACAAAACTGCTTTAATTAATGCTTTAGTTTGGTTTTTAGTATCAGAAAAATAGTTAATTTAAGAAAAATATAAATAGAAAAAAGAATTGATAAAATTTTTATTTTCTATTGTAATATTGTTCATGGGAAAGCGCTTTATTAATTATTAAAAATTGAAAGGGTTTTTAATAAACAATCAAGCGCGTTAAGTTTTCTAATTAGAAAGGAGTTATAAACTTATGAAGAAAGCTATTTTATTAGCTGCAGTATGTTGTGGTGTTGTTGGCTTGAGTAGCTGCTGCCGTATCGTAGATTGCTGTTTCGAGGATCCTTGTGCACCTAAGTCTTGCAATCCTTGCAACGTTTTCAAGAAAGACGGCGAATGCAGTCCTTGTGGTTCTTACACACCTTCTTGCTCTAAGCCTTGTGGCTCTGATTGTAATGCAAAAGTTCAAGGACCTCAAGCTAAAGGTTGTACATCTCCAGACGGTAGATGTAAACAATAAGTAGTGGTTCTTAACTATTTACTTAAATTGGTTAGGTAGTTAGGAGGTAAATTATTTCCCTGTTAACTACCTTTATGAAAATAAACTTAAATGTTGAGGGTAAGAGTCCATCACTTTCTACCCGATGGCAGAAGAAAAAATAACACACGCGATAGGAGATCCCTATGTCCAAACTCTTCAGACGAGTAGTTACGGTCCTCGCGCTAACTAGTATGGCGAGTTCATTTGCCAGCGGGAAGATAGAGGCCGCTGCTGCAGAGTCTCTTGCTACAAGATTTATTGCTAGTGCTGAAAACTCAGATGACAATATTTCGCAGAGAAAAGCCAAGAAAGTTAGATTTGGTCGT
The Chlamydia caviae GPIC genome window above contains:
- a CDS encoding small cysteine-rich outer membrane protein; translation: MKKAILLAAVCCGVVGLSSCCRIVDCCFEDPCAPKSCNPCNVFKKDGECSPCGSYTPSCSKPCGSDCNAKVQGPQAKGCTSPDGRCKQ